The sequence TCCTATTCTCTGGAAATTCTTGCAAAGCTGGTTGGGGTTTCCCACAGGGTAATGCTCTTGAGTCGATATCTCTTCGTATCTAGATGGGGTGAAAGCACATCCCACATCCAGGTTATCATGTTTTCGCATGTAGTATTGAACCCTAAAACTTCGTTGAGATAATGGTGGTCAAGCTTTTTAATCACCTTTTCTGTCACCAGCTGTTTTAAATCACCAAAATCGATAACCATTCCCTCTTTGTCCGGGGTACCTCTGACGGTAACTTCCAGTTTATAGGTATGACCATGCAGCCTTTCGCACTTGCCCTTATATTCTGTCAGATTGTGGGCACTGTCAAAGGTAAATATCTTTGTTACTTCTATCAATGGCTCTTTCAAAAAAAAAACCTCCTTAACCCTTTATCCCTGTATGCCTGCCATCAAGGGGCATTTTAATTATATTTGTTCATGGCAGCATCGATTCCTTCCACGATAATGGTTTCAACGGCATTTGCTGCTTTCTCCAGGGTCTTTGCAATAACCTCCTGCTCTTCTAGCGTGAATTCCCCGAGGACGTATTCAGCGGCATCAATTCCATGAGGGCATTCACCGATACCTATCCTTATTCTGGGAAATTCCTCTGTTTCAAGCTGGTATATTATCGATTTCATCCCGTTGTGTGTTCCCGCCCCGCCCTTAGGCTTTATCCTTATCCTTCCTACTTCCAGGTCCATATCATCATATATTACTATCAGGTTCTGAAGGGATATCCGGTTTCCATCGAGGGCGTCTTTTACGCTGTTCCCGCTCAAATTCATATATGTCTGGGGTTTCATAAGCAGAACCTTTTCACCGCCTATCATGCCTTCACCTACTAGCGCTTTATATTTTGCTCTATTTATTTTTATCCTGTGTTTTTGGGCTAAATAGTCCACGGCAAGAAATCCTGTATTATGGCGGGTAAATTCATATCTGGGTCCGGGGTTGCCCAGCCCTGCGATAATATACAATACATATCACCCCTTACGATACCAAAAAGCGCAACCTGTAAAATAGGTTACGCTCACCGCTTATTCTTTTTCTATTCTTCCTCTTCTTCCTTCTTTCCAGCTTCCTTAACCAGTTCAGGCTCTTCCTCTTCCTCAGCTTCGGCTTCTGCCTCCGTTTCAATCCTGGGTGCAACGATCAAAGCAATAATCTCTTCTGGTTCATTCACGATTTCAATTCCTTCCGGCACATTAATATCTTTAACAGTAATACCTTCCCCGACATTCAGGTTAGAAATATCTACTTCAATTACTTCAGGGATCTCCGTCGGTAATGCTTCAATAGTAATCTCCCGCAGTTGATGCTGTAAAACGCCGCCTTCTTTTATCCCTACAGGGTCTCCTTTTAAAACCAGTGGAACGGTGACCTCGATCTTATCCTTCAGTGAAATCTTAAAAAAGTCCACATGGAGAATTTCATCTTTTATAACATCCTTCTGGACCTCTCTCAAAATGACTGTATTTGTTTCACCGTTTACATTGAGATCTATCAGAACATTGTGGCCGTAATTTTTCAGTATCCTGCTTAGTTTTCTTCTATCTACCATTATCTGCCTGTTTTCTATATCTTTGCCGTAAAGTACTCCGGGCACCATCCCCTGATTCCTTATTCTGCGGGCATAACCTTTACCTAAACCCTCTCTTAAATCAGCCGCTAATTGGACTTGTTCCATCAGCCTTCTCTCCTTTCCCTAGCAAGTTTACTTTATATAGATAGTCGTTTTGGCGCTTAGACCGGGACTGACCAGCCAACTTTATTATACCAGCCATTTATCCTGAAGACAAGCCTTAAGGTTTTCCGGCGAAAATTTTTACAATCTTAAATTATTATAACCTTATTACATATATTTATCAAACTCAATTGAACTTCCCACGACTAAAGTCGCAGGATTCCTGTTTCATCGACCTCGCAACCTACTATCTCTACAGGCGTAACTTAACATATTTTTGCTTTTGCGTCCTTACTCATGATTATAATTACGAGTGTACAAACGCTATACATCAATCAAACAGCTCACTTACCGACTTATTCATATTAATCCTTTTAATGGCTTCAGCAAAGAGGGGAGCAACGGAAAGGACCTTTATCTTGTCCATTTTACAGTCGTCCCTCAGGGGTATAGTGTTGGTAACTATAATCTCTTTTATGGGGGCTTCCTTTAACCTCTTGATTGCCGGACCTGACAAAACAGGGTGTGTACAGCAGGCATATATCTCCTTTGCCCCTTTCTTCATAAGGGCTTTTGCCCCAAGGGAAATGGTTCCTCCGGTATCAATAAGGTCATCAGTCATTATTACCCTCTTGCCTTCAACATCTCCAATAATATTCATTATCTCTGCGACATTGGGTTCCGGTCTGCGTTTATCAATAATTGCCAGAGGGCAGTTCAGCCTGTTGGCCAGTTCCCGCGCCCTAGCCACTCCTCCCATATCAGGGGATACTACAACTAAATCCTCTATATTTTTTTTCTGGAAGTACTCGGCCAGAATAGGAACCCCCTGTAACTGGTCTACAGGGAAATTGAAATACCCCTGGATCTGGCCTGCATGGAGGTCCATAGTCAGCACCCTGTGAGCACCTGCTGCCGTTATAAGGTCTGCAACCAGTTTTGCCGATATGGGGTCCCGGGCCCGAATCTTTCTGTCCTGTCTTGCATAACCGTAATACGGTATAACCGCCGTAACCCTCCACGCCGATGCCCTTTTAAAGGCGTCCAGCATTATTAGAAGTTCCATCAGATTATCATTTACCGGGTGACAGGTAGACTGGATTACATAAACATGGGTTCCCCTTACACTTTCATTTATCTTTACCTGAATTTCCCCATCACTAAAACGGTTTACTACAGAATCACCTAAAGGGACACCTAAATGATCCGCTATCTCTTTTGCCAGCCGGGTATTGGAGTTTCCTGTAAAAATCTTCAGCTCGTTCCCTGCACACATTATTTTTCCCCTCCTGATTGTTTCTTCTTTCTATACTGTATAACCCAATCTGGTTTATTTATCTGTCGGTTTCTGGCTACTCCTAGGGCTTTTTCGGGAACATCCCTGGTTATAGTCGAACCGGCAGCTATATATGCATCATCCCCGATGTTTACGGGGGAAATAAGGTTAGAATTACAGCCGATAAAGGCATTGTCCCCTATTTGTGTTAAATGTTTTTTGAAACCGTCATAATTGACTATAATAACCCCTGCCCCTAAATTGGCTTTTTTCCCTATTTGAGCATCTCCAACATATGACAGATGGGGAATCTTTGCGCCATCATCTATCCTGGATTTCTTCACCTCTACAAAATCGCCGATTTTAACCCCTTTACCTATTACCGATTCGGGCCTTATATATGCAAAAGGCCCTATTACCGAATCATCATCTATCTGACTATTTTTTATAACGGAATATTCGACAGTTACCCGATTTCCGATCCTCGAGCGGCAGATCCTCGAGTTGGGACCTATAGTGCAATCCTCCCCTATTACAGACCCTTTCTCAATAAAACAACCGGGATAGATGACCGTATCCCTCCCAATGACTACCCCCGAATCTATGTATGTGTTCTGAGGGTCTATTATAGTTACCCCTTCCAGCATAAGGGTATCGAGGATCTTCTTATTCATCACCTTATTGGCTTCTGCCAGTTCCTTTTTATTGTTAATGCCCATTAGCTCCGATGGGTTAGCGCCCTTAAGGGCACCTATGGTAAAGCCCTTTGCCCTGAGTATTTCAATGACATCTGTAAGGTAATATTCCCCCTGTTTGTTATCCCTGTTCAGGTCATCGAGGGCTTTAAACAGCAAGCGGCTCTTAAAAACATATATACCTGAGTTAATTTCCCTGATTTCCTTTTCTGCAGGAGTTGCATCCTTTTCTTCCACTATCCGTTCAACATTGCCTTCAACCCCGCGTATTATCCTGCCGTATCCTGCAGGATCAGCCATATACGCCGTCAGCACTACCCCTGCATAATCCCTTTCATGCTGCAGGTCTATCAGGGCCTTTATGGTTGCCGGGGTTATCATCGGTGTATCACCATACAATATTAACACGGAACCATCATAATCCCTCAGGGCCTCCCTTGCCTGCATAACGGCATGGCCCGTACCCAGCTGTTGTTCCTGTTTTACAAATTGAATACCTTCCCCCACCTTACCCATAACTTCTTCTGCTTTATGGCCTACTACCATTAGTAACCTTTCGATACCTGCCATTTTTACACAATCTATAACAAACTGAACCATAGGCTTACCGCAAATCTCATGAAGGACTTTGGGATATTTCGATTTCATCCGCGTTCCTTCCCCTGCTGCGAGGATAATAGCAGCGGTTCCCATTTGGATTAATCCCCCCTAATATATGGATGATTATTAATAATTTACCTTATAACAGCCGTGTTTATGCAAAACCCGGAATTAAGGCCAATCTATTAACTTCGACAAAAGTATTCCTTTTCCTCTTTATTATAAAAAAATGACTCACCTTTAATTCGTTAATTTTCTCCCGCTTTACCGCCACAAGCATTGAGACCCTTTATTCGGCGATCTCCGGTTTCATTCAAGATTCACAAAAATATCAAATAGTAATTTTGTTTCTGACTTTGTAAGTGAAAGAGAACTGCTCAGAAAATTAAGGCTGGCATCGATTCCAATAATTTTTCCCAATATCCTGAATATAGAGATAAAATAGCAAACCTGTTCCCGGTTTTTTTTATAAGCCTCTACGTAATATTCAAGGGCCTTGTCATACTGGCCCAGCTTCTCATATGTCCTTCCCAACCACTTATAAGATTCACATTTTTTAAATATCCTTATGGCTTCTCCATATTCCTTTTTTTCTAAAAGCAGTCGGCCTCTTATAATCTTTAGTTCTTTATTACCCGGGAAATAATTTAACCCTTCTTTAATAACCTCCAAAGCCTCATCTATTTCTCCACACTCTTTCAAACACCCTGCCATACAGCATATCATATTCCTCAAAACCTCTTTTTTTAGCCCATCTCCCCAATCTTTCCTATTCTCAATCCTATGCAGCCACCAGCTCAAAAAAGCCGCACCCTTTTCTGTGCTCATAACATGAATCTTCCCTTCTGCCTTTCTCCCCACTACATACTATGGGCCGTTATCATTCAAGGACACAAAAAAACAGCTCTACAGCTGTCCATTCTGATTTTGGGGAAGTTAATAATTAATTATTATTCTGTTGCTGCGGATCTTCTAGTGTAGCGGCTTTTTTGTTTTTAAGGAGTTGTATCTGACTCTATATATCTTTAATCTTGATCCTGTAACCCTGCTTCTTCAAAAGCTGGATAAGCTGTGATGCATGTTCGGAATCTCTGGTCTCTAATTCTAATTCAACTTCAGCCTGGCCGATGGCCACATCCTGCCTCGCTCTGTTGTGAAAGACTGAAATCACATTTGCCTTAACAGAGGCCACGGTCTTAAGGAGGCTGTTTAATGTCCCGGGCTGGTCGGGTATCACCGTAGCCAGGCGGATATATCTCCCTGATTCAATGAGGCCCTTTTCTATTATTCGTGATATCATATTCACATCTATGTTTCCCCCGCTGAGAAGGACGACAATATTGCTGTTCTTTACATCAATCTTATTATACATCAGGGCAGCTACTCCAACGGCCCCCGCCCCTTCAACCACCAGTTTTGACCTTTCCAGAAGGTTTAGAATGGCATGGGCTATTTCCTCATCCTTCACCGTTACAATATCATCTACATATTTCTGAATAACAGAAAAAGTCAGTTTGCCGATCTTCTTTACAGCAATGCCATCGGCTATGGTCCTTACGGATGCGAGTTCAGTAATCCGATTATTGGAACGGGATACAAAGGCCGATGCGGCCCCTTCTGCCTGTACCCCTATCACCTTTATGTCGGGTTTGAGGGCCTTTGCCGCAACAGCAATCCCTGAAATGAGCCCTCCTCCGCCAACCGGAACTATTATATACTGGGTTTCGGGGATTTCCTCCAGTATCTCCAGGGCTATGGTCCCCTGACCGGCAATCACATCGGGGTCATCAAAGGCATGGACAAAGGTCGCCCCCGTCTGGCTTTGAATCTCCAGGGCCTTTTTGTACGCATCATCATAACTCTGACCCCAGAGGATAACGGAAGCACCGTAACCCTTTGTAGCCGTAACCTTCGTAACCGGTGCTCCTTCAGGCATAACGATGGTTGACAAAATCCCGGCACTAGTTGCCGCAAGGGCAACCCCCTGGGCATGGTTGCCGGCAGATGCTGCAATCACCCCTTTAGCCTTTTCATCCCCTGTAAGGCTCATAATCTTGTTGAAGGCACCCCGAATTTTAAATGCCCCCGTTTTCTGTAAGTTTTCAGCCTTCAAAAATACCCTGTTCCCGGTCATCTCGCTTAATGTTCTGGATTCATCTATAGTGGTCTTCTTTGCAGTACCCTTCAATCGCTCATAAGCCCTTTTTATATCCCCCAGCGTAATGGCGCTGCTCTCCATTCCCTTTTCCCCCTTTAAAGATTTTGATTTGGAACGATATCCACCGTACCCGTATTAATATCCACCGAATTCAAAATTAGAAGGGGGAGGTAATCCTTTACCAGTTTCTCTAACGGTTCTCTGGTTGCTACCAGCACCCCTATCCCGACCACATCGGCGCCGAACTCCCCCATTAAATTCAATATACCTTTTGCAGTGCCCCCTGCCTTCATAAAATCGTCGATTATCAAAACCCTTGCCCCTCCACGAATTGCCCTTCTAGCCAGAGACATGGTCTGAATCCTTCCTGTGGAACCGGAAACATAATTTATGCTTACTGCCGAGCCTTCGGTAACCCTGCTGTCCCTCCTTATTATTACCAGCGGAACATTCATTGCTCTGGCAGTCATCATCGCCAGAGGGATGCCTTTAGTTTCTACAGTAATAACATAATCGGGCTTTTTGTCGGCAAATTTGGTTGCGAATATTTCCCCTATATTAAAAGCTGTAGATGGCGAAAATATTATATCGGTCATATAAATAAATCCTCCAGGGATGACACGCCCGGGATCTCTCAGTTTCTGTGAAATATCCCGGAGGGTTCTACTTATTTTGCCGTTTTCCCAACACGCCCTGTACCGCACTCCTCCTCCGGCTCCGGGGATAGTTTCAATAATCCCCAGTTTGAAACTGTCAAGGGTTTGTTTTATGGTTAAAATATCCTCACTTAATGTTGACTTAGCTGCCATAAACAGTTCCGAAAAATAATCCAGATTGAAAATCACATTAGGGTGTTCTACCAGGATCTTCGTAATAGCGGCAATTCTCTCGCTCCTCTTTACCTTCAATACAATTTCCCCCTATAGAAGTATTCTCAGATTGAACCTGAATTTCCGAATAATTTATACTATGTTAATTTTATTATTCGTATTCTACATTTATTCCTAAAGTCCTTCAATAATTCTTTATAATACAGATATTTAGTGAAATGACTATATACTTTATTCAGAAAACGGCGAGCTCTGTATAGGATTAAATGCAATTCACGTTGCGCTTGTTTAAGCTTTAAAGCCCGTGATGGCAGAAAATCAAAACCATTTTAGGTTTTTGATGATTAAAAAAAACCGGCAGAAATCCTCTCCAATTCATTGGAGGGATGAAAGCCGGTTATCCTTTTCCTTATTTATTATCCACCTATTGTAAACAATTTTCAGCCCCCATGTCCGCCGACTCCTTTTCCAAAGTTGTAAGCACACAGCGGGCAGTTACAGATACTACTACAATAAACCCTCCGACAAGGGACCAGGGCCCCGGCATCTCACCGATTGCCATAAATACCCATATAGGGTTCAGGATCGGTTCCAGGACAGGGATTAAAATAGCTTCAAGGGCCGTAACGTGCTTTATAGCCGCCGAATAAAGGATATAGGATAGACCCAGCTGAAATATCCCCAGGAAAATTAAGACTGCCCAGCTGTTGAGATCGGGTATTGATCCGAACATAAACGGCATGCATATAAGGGCCGTAAGGACGTTTCCAAGAAATACCGACTCCAGAGGGGATTCGTTTTTCTGCTTACGCATAAAAAGGACCACACAGGCAAAACTAATCCCGCTCAAAATGGCAAGGGCATTCCCCAAAACACCCCCTACAGCAAGGTCATCAAAAAAGAAAAGGGTCATCCCCGCTATTACAAAGAATATTACAATCCAGTCAAATACCCTGGTTCTCTCATTTAAAAACCACGCCCCGAACAGTGCCACATATATCGGAGCGGTATACTGCAGCAAAATGGCATTTGCCGCGGTAGTCAATTTGTTGGCTGCCACATACAGTATTACGGTAGCTGCATAGGCAACAGCCCCACCTGTTTGGGGAAAGGACCAGGTTATTTTCGGCCGGCGGAGAACCATAAAAATGAGTACAGATGCAATAGCGCTCCTCATCCCTGCAATAGCAAGGGGGTTCCACGATACAAGTTTGATAAAAAGCCCTCCGAAGCTCCATAGAACGGCGGCTGTTATAAGGAAAATTACTGCTTTATTGCGTTCGCTCAATATAGTATTCATAACCTCTGCCTCTCATTATTGATTGATTTTAACAGTTTGAGTCAGAACCTTCTGGGCTAAAATGAAATCACTGGGTTTATCG is a genomic window of Koleobacter methoxysyntrophicus containing:
- a CDS encoding tetratricopeptide repeat protein: MSTEKGAAFLSWWLHRIENRKDWGDGLKKEVLRNMICCMAGCLKECGEIDEALEVIKEGLNYFPGNKELKIIRGRLLLEKKEYGEAIRIFKKCESYKWLGRTYEKLGQYDKALEYYVEAYKKNREQVCYFISIFRILGKIIGIDASLNFLSSSLSLTKSETKLLFDIFVNLE
- the pth gene encoding aminoacyl-tRNA hydrolase — encoded protein: MYIIAGLGNPGPRYEFTRHNTGFLAVDYLAQKHRIKINRAKYKALVGEGMIGGEKVLLMKPQTYMNLSGNSVKDALDGNRISLQNLIVIYDDMDLEVGRIRIKPKGGAGTHNGMKSIIYQLETEEFPRIRIGIGECPHGIDAAEYVLGEFTLEEQEVIAKTLEKAANAVETIIVEGIDAAMNKYN
- the glmU gene encoding bifunctional UDP-N-acetylglucosamine diphosphorylase/glucosamine-1-phosphate N-acetyltransferase GlmU, with amino-acid sequence MGTAAIILAAGEGTRMKSKYPKVLHEICGKPMVQFVIDCVKMAGIERLLMVVGHKAEEVMGKVGEGIQFVKQEQQLGTGHAVMQAREALRDYDGSVLILYGDTPMITPATIKALIDLQHERDYAGVVLTAYMADPAGYGRIIRGVEGNVERIVEEKDATPAEKEIREINSGIYVFKSRLLFKALDDLNRDNKQGEYYLTDVIEILRAKGFTIGALKGANPSELMGINNKKELAEANKVMNKKILDTLMLEGVTIIDPQNTYIDSGVVIGRDTVIYPGCFIEKGSVIGEDCTIGPNSRICRSRIGNRVTVEYSVIKNSQIDDDSVIGPFAYIRPESVIGKGVKIGDFVEVKKSRIDDGAKIPHLSYVGDAQIGKKANLGAGVIIVNYDGFKKHLTQIGDNAFIGCNSNLISPVNIGDDAYIAAGSTITRDVPEKALGVARNRQINKPDWVIQYRKKKQSGGEK
- a CDS encoding DMT family transporter, whose translation is MNTILSERNKAVIFLITAAVLWSFGGLFIKLVSWNPLAIAGMRSAIASVLIFMVLRRPKITWSFPQTGGAVAYAATVILYVAANKLTTAANAILLQYTAPIYVALFGAWFLNERTRVFDWIVIFFVIAGMTLFFFDDLAVGGVLGNALAILSGISFACVVLFMRKQKNESPLESVFLGNVLTALICMPFMFGSIPDLNSWAVLIFLGIFQLGLSYILYSAAIKHVTALEAILIPVLEPILNPIWVFMAIGEMPGPWSLVGGFIVVVSVTARCVLTTLEKESADMGAENCLQ
- the queD gene encoding 6-carboxytetrahydropterin synthase QueD translates to MEVTKIFTFDSAHNLTEYKGKCERLHGHTYKLEVTVRGTPDKEGMVIDFGDLKQLVTEKVIKKLDHHYLNEVLGFNTTCENMITWMWDVLSPHLDTKRYRLKSITLWETPTSFARISRE
- a CDS encoding 50S ribosomal protein L25/general stress protein Ctc — encoded protein: MEQVQLAADLREGLGKGYARRIRNQGMVPGVLYGKDIENRQIMVDRRKLSRILKNYGHNVLIDLNVNGETNTVILREVQKDVIKDEILHVDFFKISLKDKIEVTVPLVLKGDPVGIKEGGVLQHQLREITIEALPTEIPEVIEVDISNLNVGEGITVKDINVPEGIEIVNEPEEIIALIVAPRIETEAEAEAEEEEEPELVKEAGKKEEEEE
- the ilvA gene encoding threonine ammonia-lyase, encoding MESSAITLGDIKRAYERLKGTAKKTTIDESRTLSEMTGNRVFLKAENLQKTGAFKIRGAFNKIMSLTGDEKAKGVIAASAGNHAQGVALAATSAGILSTIVMPEGAPVTKVTATKGYGASVILWGQSYDDAYKKALEIQSQTGATFVHAFDDPDVIAGQGTIALEILEEIPETQYIIVPVGGGGLISGIAVAAKALKPDIKVIGVQAEGAASAFVSRSNNRITELASVRTIADGIAVKKIGKLTFSVIQKYVDDIVTVKDEEIAHAILNLLERSKLVVEGAGAVGVAALMYNKIDVKNSNIVVLLSGGNIDVNMISRIIEKGLIESGRYIRLATVIPDQPGTLNSLLKTVASVKANVISVFHNRARQDVAIGQAEVELELETRDSEHASQLIQLLKKQGYRIKIKDI
- a CDS encoding ribose-phosphate diphosphokinase; the protein is MCAGNELKIFTGNSNTRLAKEIADHLGVPLGDSVVNRFSDGEIQVKINESVRGTHVYVIQSTCHPVNDNLMELLIMLDAFKRASAWRVTAVIPYYGYARQDRKIRARDPISAKLVADLITAAGAHRVLTMDLHAGQIQGYFNFPVDQLQGVPILAEYFQKKNIEDLVVVSPDMGGVARARELANRLNCPLAIIDKRRPEPNVAEIMNIIGDVEGKRVIMTDDLIDTGGTISLGAKALMKKGAKEIYACCTHPVLSGPAIKRLKEAPIKEIIVTNTIPLRDDCKMDKIKVLSVAPLFAEAIKRINMNKSVSELFD
- the purR gene encoding pur operon repressor — protein: MKVKRSERIAAITKILVEHPNVIFNLDYFSELFMAAKSTLSEDILTIKQTLDSFKLGIIETIPGAGGGVRYRACWENGKISRTLRDISQKLRDPGRVIPGGFIYMTDIIFSPSTAFNIGEIFATKFADKKPDYVITVETKGIPLAMMTARAMNVPLVIIRRDSRVTEGSAVSINYVSGSTGRIQTMSLARRAIRGGARVLIIDDFMKAGGTAKGILNLMGEFGADVVGIGVLVATREPLEKLVKDYLPLLILNSVDINTGTVDIVPNQNL